A part of Mycolicibacterium sp. TUM20985 genomic DNA contains:
- a CDS encoding queuosine precursor transporter → MLVAVFTALVIISNVTATKGVAFGPIITDGGFIVFPLTYVIGDVLSEVYGFKAARRAIILGFSMNVLAALAFWVTIYLPAADFYENQAAFENVVHAYTQLIIAGLAGFIVGQTINAWVVVAIKERTKEKHLWARLVGSTFAGQLGDTLVFCSIAASAIGISTFRDFAVYAVLGWLYKTAVEIVLLPITYRVIAYVKRHEPTYEPAE, encoded by the coding sequence ATGCTCGTCGCCGTGTTCACGGCGCTGGTGATCATCTCGAACGTCACCGCCACCAAGGGTGTGGCCTTTGGACCGATCATCACCGACGGCGGCTTCATCGTCTTTCCGCTGACCTACGTGATCGGCGACGTCCTGTCGGAGGTATACGGATTCAAGGCGGCGCGACGGGCAATCATCCTTGGGTTCTCGATGAACGTGTTGGCCGCGTTGGCCTTCTGGGTCACCATCTATCTGCCCGCCGCCGACTTCTACGAGAATCAGGCAGCGTTCGAGAACGTCGTGCACGCGTACACCCAGCTCATCATCGCCGGGCTCGCTGGCTTCATCGTCGGTCAGACCATCAATGCCTGGGTCGTCGTGGCGATCAAGGAGCGCACCAAGGAGAAGCACCTGTGGGCCCGCCTCGTCGGGTCCACGTTCGCCGGCCAACTCGGCGACACCCTGGTGTTCTGCAGCATCGCGGCCAGTGCGATCGGCATCAGCACGTTCCGCGACTTCGCCGTCTACGCCGTGCTGGGCTGGCTCTACAAGACCGCGGTCGAGATCGTCCTGTTGCCCATCACGTACCGCGTGATCGCCTACGTCAAGCGCCACGAGCCGACGTACGAGCCCGCGGAGTGA
- a CDS encoding GlsB/YeaQ/YmgE family stress response membrane protein encodes MIATILGAIVVGLIVGGLARLVMPGKQNIGVLVTIVLGALGSFLGTWVSYKLGYSNQNGGFKIIPFLVGVIFAVVLIAGYLGIVGRRSSAGRTR; translated from the coding sequence GTGATCGCAACCATCCTCGGCGCCATCGTCGTCGGCCTCATCGTCGGCGGCCTCGCCAGATTGGTCATGCCGGGCAAGCAGAACATCGGCGTGCTCGTCACGATCGTGCTGGGCGCCCTCGGCTCGTTCCTGGGCACCTGGGTGTCCTACAAGCTCGGCTACTCCAACCAGAACGGTGGATTCAAGATCATCCCGTTCCTCGTCGGGGTCATCTTCGCCGTCGTACTGATCGCCGGGTACCTCGGCATCGTCGGCCGTCGCAGCAGCGCCGGACGCACCAGGTAG
- a CDS encoding NAD(P)/FAD-dependent oxidoreductase, with protein sequence MTNVRTKVLVIGGGFGGLFCSRRLGDVDVDVTLLDRAACHVFQPLLYQCATGTLSIGQISRSLREELAGHRNVTTLLGEAVDLDPEARRVTARRPDDSTFVLDYDVLILAAGMRQSYYGHEEFAAWAPGMKTLDDALSIRRRLFAAFEIAETLPPGPERDGWLTFAIAGGGPTGVELAGQIREMATRTLAHEFHSIEPEDARVLLFDGGEVVLGGFAPGLSAKAATILERLGVELHMGVHVTDVRREGITVTAKAGGAIEEYAARTVLWTAGVEAVPFARRVAEVLGAKTDHAGRIAVDADLSVPGHREIFVIGDLVGRDHLPGVAENAMQGGLHAASCIRRELEGKARKDFRYRDVGSAAYISRGHALLEVGPVKLSGFFGWLAWGFIHIAFLTGVQNRASTVATWLSAIARAQRTDRTFMLGSPTTHEQPYTWSACGPVLRPGQEARPVAD encoded by the coding sequence GTGACGAACGTTCGAACGAAGGTGCTGGTCATCGGGGGTGGGTTCGGTGGACTCTTCTGCTCGCGCCGACTGGGTGACGTCGACGTCGACGTCACCCTCCTCGACCGTGCCGCCTGCCATGTCTTCCAGCCCCTGCTGTATCAGTGCGCCACCGGCACGCTGAGCATCGGGCAGATCAGTCGCTCGCTTCGAGAGGAACTGGCGGGGCACCGCAACGTCACCACCCTGCTCGGCGAGGCGGTCGACCTGGATCCCGAGGCGCGCCGCGTCACCGCCCGTCGGCCCGATGACAGCACCTTCGTGCTCGACTACGACGTGCTGATCCTCGCGGCGGGCATGCGGCAGTCGTACTACGGCCACGAGGAGTTCGCCGCCTGGGCGCCGGGGATGAAGACACTCGACGACGCCCTCAGCATCCGGCGCCGCCTGTTCGCGGCCTTCGAGATCGCCGAGACGCTGCCCCCCGGCCCCGAACGGGACGGCTGGCTCACCTTCGCGATCGCCGGTGGGGGCCCGACCGGCGTGGAGCTGGCCGGCCAGATCCGCGAGATGGCCACCCGCACACTGGCACACGAATTTCACAGCATCGAACCCGAGGACGCCAGGGTGCTGCTGTTCGACGGGGGCGAGGTCGTCCTGGGCGGCTTCGCGCCGGGCCTGTCGGCCAAGGCCGCCACGATCCTGGAACGTCTTGGCGTGGAACTGCACATGGGCGTGCACGTCACCGACGTCCGACGCGAAGGCATCACCGTGACGGCGAAGGCGGGCGGCGCGATCGAGGAGTACGCGGCGCGGACGGTGCTGTGGACGGCCGGGGTGGAGGCGGTGCCGTTCGCCCGACGGGTCGCCGAGGTCCTGGGCGCGAAGACCGACCATGCGGGCCGCATCGCGGTCGACGCTGACCTATCGGTCCCCGGCCATCGAGAGATCTTCGTCATCGGCGATCTGGTCGGTCGCGACCACCTGCCTGGCGTGGCCGAGAACGCGATGCAGGGCGGCCTGCACGCCGCCTCCTGCATTCGCCGCGAACTCGAAGGCAAGGCGCGCAAGGACTTCCGCTACCGCGACGTCGGCTCGGCGGCCTACATCAGTCGCGGGCACGCCCTCCTCGAGGTCGGCCCCGTCAAGCTGTCGGGTTTCTTCGGCTGGCTGGCATGGGGATTCATCCACATCGCGTTCCTCACCGGGGTGCAGAACAGGGCCAGTACCGTCGCGACCTGGCTGTCAGCGATCGCGCGTGCGCAACGTACCGACCGCACCTTCATGCTCGGCAGTCCCACCACCCACGAGCAGCCCTACACGTGGTCGGCCTGCGGTCCAGTGCTCAGGCCCGGCCAAGAAGCCCGTCCCGTCGCGGATTAG
- a CDS encoding alpha/beta hydrolase, producing the protein MYSALPVVGKHLEPFAGLTALALWGGHYAPAAVRAAIDRRAALDAELPQADATVGRVPPYLRARGQRRKCLYRSVIQYGTHPAQLLDVWRRPDLAPDAPVLLFVPGGAWVQGTRVLQGHTLLSYLVEQGWVCVTMDYRVSPVNRWPRHIADVNAAIAWTRANIDQYGGDREFVSIAGCSAGGHLAALAGLTPGDPEFRGELAEDADTSVDAVVGIYGRYDWQDRSTPSRRNFQGFLERVVVRRSQSRHPEIFAAASPMARIHPEAPPFFLMHGANDAIIPVDEARQFHDALSAVSHNSVTYCEIPRAGHAFDLVDSSHARRCAVEVSRFLAEVRDRHADRRAATAV; encoded by the coding sequence ATGTATTCGGCCCTGCCCGTCGTGGGCAAGCACCTCGAACCGTTCGCCGGGCTGACTGCGTTGGCGCTGTGGGGCGGTCACTACGCACCCGCGGCGGTGCGTGCCGCGATCGACCGGCGCGCCGCACTGGACGCGGAGCTTCCGCAGGCGGATGCCACTGTCGGTCGCGTCCCGCCTTACCTGCGGGCCCGTGGTCAACGTCGGAAGTGTTTGTACCGCAGCGTGATTCAATACGGCACTCACCCAGCACAGCTGCTCGACGTCTGGCGGCGGCCCGACTTGGCACCCGACGCGCCGGTGCTGCTGTTCGTGCCGGGCGGCGCCTGGGTGCAGGGCACGCGTGTGCTGCAGGGACATACGCTGTTGTCTTATCTGGTCGAACAGGGCTGGGTATGCGTGACGATGGACTACCGGGTGTCCCCGGTGAACCGCTGGCCACGACACATCGCCGACGTCAACGCTGCGATCGCGTGGACGCGAGCGAACATCGACCAGTACGGCGGGGATCGCGAATTCGTCTCCATCGCAGGCTGTTCCGCCGGTGGACACCTCGCGGCACTAGCCGGTCTCACCCCCGGTGACCCCGAGTTCCGCGGGGAGCTCGCCGAGGATGCCGATACGTCGGTGGACGCGGTCGTCGGAATCTACGGACGCTACGACTGGCAGGACCGCTCGACGCCGAGCCGCCGCAACTTTCAGGGCTTCCTGGAACGGGTCGTGGTGCGGCGCAGCCAGTCCCGTCACCCGGAGATCTTCGCCGCGGCATCTCCGATGGCACGAATCCACCCAGAGGCACCGCCGTTCTTCTTGATGCACGGCGCGAATGACGCGATCATCCCGGTCGACGAAGCGCGGCAGTTCCACGACGCACTGAGCGCCGTCTCGCACAATTCGGTGACGTACTGCGAGATACCCCGCGCCGGACATGCGTTCGACCTCGTGGATTCGTCGCATGCGCGGCGTTGCGCGGTCGAGGTCTCGCGGTTCCTGGCCGAGGTGCGAGACCGCCACGCCGACCGACGGGCCGCCACCGCGGTGTGA
- a CDS encoding GNAT family N-acetyltransferase yields the protein MREDARRMLVDAFADGETDFTDADWEHALGGMHALICVRGALVAHGAVVQRRLLHRGDALRCGYLEAVAVREDWRGQGLATAVMDALEQVLRGAYQLGALSASEAGRHIYADRGWLPWRGTTAVLAPSGATPTPDDDGSLFVLPLGVDLDTTGEIACDYRDGDVW from the coding sequence ATGCGCGAGGACGCCCGCAGGATGCTCGTCGACGCCTTCGCCGACGGCGAGACCGACTTCACCGACGCCGACTGGGAGCACGCCCTCGGCGGGATGCACGCGCTGATCTGCGTGCGTGGTGCACTCGTCGCACACGGCGCGGTCGTGCAACGTCGGCTGCTGCATCGAGGCGACGCGCTGCGCTGCGGCTATCTCGAGGCCGTGGCGGTGCGGGAGGACTGGCGCGGGCAGGGCCTCGCGACCGCCGTGATGGACGCCCTCGAGCAGGTGTTGCGCGGCGCCTACCAGTTGGGTGCGCTCAGCGCGTCGGAGGCCGGACGGCACATCTACGCCGACCGCGGCTGGTTGCCGTGGCGAGGAACGACGGCCGTGCTGGCCCCCTCCGGGGCGACCCCCACCCCCGACGACGACGGGTCGCTGTTCGTGCTCCCACTGGGCGTCGACCTCGACACCACCGGCGAGATCGCGTGCGACTACCGCGACGGCGACGTCTGGTGA
- a CDS encoding SRPBCC family protein — protein sequence MLTTARTMAVDASAAWGVLTDLAAWPQWGPTVSGAELVDPGPLRLGSRGKVWTPIGVALPFEITEFDDGRAWAWKVAGVPATRHSVTPLPGGCRVSFGVPIWAPVYLTVCAVALKRIERLAAG from the coding sequence ATGCTGACGACCGCGCGCACCATGGCCGTCGACGCCTCGGCGGCCTGGGGCGTCTTGACCGACCTGGCGGCGTGGCCGCAGTGGGGTCCGACGGTCAGCGGTGCCGAGCTGGTCGACCCCGGTCCGTTGCGGCTCGGATCGCGCGGCAAGGTGTGGACCCCGATCGGGGTGGCGTTGCCGTTCGAGATCACCGAGTTCGACGACGGGCGGGCGTGGGCGTGGAAGGTCGCCGGGGTTCCTGCGACCCGCCACTCGGTGACACCGTTGCCCGGCGGGTGCCGCGTGTCGTTCGGCGTACCGATCTGGGCGCCGGTCTATCTGACCGTCTGCGCCGTAGCACTCAAGCGCATCGAGCGCTTGGCCGCGGGCTAG
- a CDS encoding 5-oxoprolinase/urea amidolyase family protein, whose product MTSLEILATGPLALLEDLGRPGLAHLGVTRSGAADRRSHTLANRLVANPPDRATVEVTFGGFSARVRGGDVTIAVTGADAGPTVDGIPFGINGIHHVHDGAVLTFGTPRAGVRSYLAVRGGIDVEPVLGSRSHDVLSAIGPRPLSPGDVLPIGEHTAEFPEVDQAPVATIGGGVVEFLVVPGPRDDWFSDPDALVHTDWVASDRSDRVGMRLSGRAIEHRRTDRQLPSEGTDRGAIQVPPNGLPVIFGPDHPVTGGYPVIGVVADRDVDRVAQVRPGQHVRLHWSRPRER is encoded by the coding sequence GTGACATCGCTCGAGATCCTCGCGACCGGCCCGCTGGCCCTGCTGGAAGACCTGGGCCGGCCGGGGCTCGCGCACCTGGGCGTCACCCGGTCGGGCGCGGCCGACCGTCGTTCCCACACGCTGGCCAACAGGCTGGTCGCCAACCCGCCCGATCGCGCCACCGTCGAGGTCACGTTCGGTGGGTTCTCGGCCCGCGTGCGTGGCGGTGACGTCACCATCGCGGTCACCGGCGCCGATGCGGGTCCGACGGTGGATGGAATCCCGTTCGGCATCAACGGCATTCACCATGTTCACGACGGTGCGGTCCTGACCTTCGGCACGCCGCGCGCGGGTGTTCGCAGCTACCTCGCCGTCCGCGGCGGCATCGACGTCGAGCCGGTGCTGGGGTCCAGAAGCCATGACGTGTTGTCGGCGATCGGGCCGCGGCCGCTCTCCCCGGGTGACGTGCTGCCCATCGGCGAGCACACCGCCGAGTTCCCCGAGGTCGACCAGGCACCGGTCGCCACGATCGGGGGCGGGGTGGTCGAGTTCCTCGTCGTGCCGGGACCGCGCGACGACTGGTTCAGCGACCCGGACGCCCTGGTGCACACCGATTGGGTCGCCTCAGACCGCAGTGACCGCGTCGGGATGCGCCTGTCGGGCCGCGCCATCGAGCACCGCCGAACCGACCGCCAGCTCCCCAGCGAGGGCACCGACCGCGGCGCAATCCAGGTGCCGCCCAACGGTTTACCCGTCATCTTCGGCCCCGACCATCCTGTCACCGGTGGCTACCCGGTGATCGGTGTGGTGGCGGATCGCGACGTCGACCGGGTGGCTCAGGTGCGACCAGGACAGCACGTGCGATTGCACTGGTCGCGTCCCCGCGAACGGTAG
- a CDS encoding TetR/AcrR family transcriptional regulator translates to MTEPPRQQATGRRRRRTRTGTDLSQEVYVDAAVNLIERRGAAVLSARTLGAAVGAHPSALYRYFAGVDDVLRAVADRMIGIGLQRWSPAEDWLSSLANLARALHGVYVYDFPRAGYALANRTTGLPNEIRAVELTLGLLADGGFDNAAATKCFVVMSDFLLGQAMLGSAVVTLPSEIRDADDGSWVDLTKRLPATTPHTEAAAPHLRSMMVQSSFEASLQMMLRGLAASPRT, encoded by the coding sequence GTGACCGAACCTCCGAGACAGCAGGCGACGGGACGCCGACGGCGACGCACCCGAACCGGTACCGACCTCTCGCAGGAGGTCTACGTCGACGCGGCGGTCAACCTGATCGAGCGTCGGGGCGCCGCCGTGCTCAGCGCGCGAACCCTTGGCGCAGCCGTGGGCGCCCACCCGTCGGCGCTCTACCGGTACTTCGCCGGAGTCGACGACGTGTTGCGCGCAGTCGCGGACCGGATGATCGGCATCGGCTTGCAGCGATGGTCCCCCGCCGAGGATTGGCTATCGTCGCTGGCCAACCTCGCCCGTGCTCTCCACGGTGTCTACGTCTACGACTTCCCGCGCGCCGGCTATGCCTTGGCGAATCGAACCACCGGTCTGCCCAACGAGATTCGTGCCGTGGAGCTCACGCTCGGGTTACTGGCCGACGGCGGTTTCGACAACGCGGCCGCCACGAAGTGCTTCGTGGTGATGTCCGACTTCCTGCTCGGTCAGGCGATGCTCGGGAGCGCCGTCGTCACGCTGCCGTCCGAGATCCGGGACGCCGACGACGGATCCTGGGTGGACTTGACGAAGCGACTGCCCGCCACCACCCCCCATACCGAGGCCGCGGCCCCGCACCTGCGCTCGATGATGGTGCAATCGTCGTTCGAGGCGTCGCTCCAAATGATGCTCAGGGGCCTGGCCGCGTCGCCGCGCACCTGA
- a CDS encoding ABC transporter substrate-binding protein: MPPTCSRRSFLAVTAGLAMLTVACGSDEPGTVAGDGSVTIKHVFGETKIPSAPTRVVSAGFTEQDDLLALGVVPIAVTDWFGGEPFGVWPWARARLGTAQPVVLNLYDGIQVDQIASLKPDLIVATNAGLDQDTYTKLSAIAPTIAQSGQSAFFEPWKDQANTIGQAVFKFDEMTKLIADVDAKFTEVGKNNPTFNGKKVVVVSATAYQDAYDVTPPGWRTDFLGQMGFAVPDSVDAFVEDDRAQVPRAKLASVLDAADVVVWKTESDEERAALLADPTFATLTSTKNDRNVFTGKELAGALAFTSVLSYPVVADQLPPMISRVLT; this comes from the coding sequence GTGCCACCGACCTGCTCCCGACGAAGTTTCCTGGCCGTCACGGCGGGTCTCGCAATGTTGACCGTGGCCTGCGGTTCGGACGAACCGGGAACGGTTGCCGGCGACGGGTCCGTCACCATCAAGCACGTCTTCGGGGAGACGAAGATCCCGTCGGCGCCCACCCGGGTCGTCAGTGCCGGGTTCACCGAGCAGGACGACCTGCTGGCGCTGGGGGTCGTGCCGATCGCGGTCACCGACTGGTTCGGCGGGGAACCGTTCGGTGTGTGGCCATGGGCCCGGGCCAGACTCGGCACCGCCCAACCCGTCGTACTGAACCTGTACGACGGCATCCAGGTCGACCAAATCGCGTCTCTGAAACCAGATCTCATCGTCGCCACCAACGCCGGTCTCGACCAGGACACCTACACGAAGCTGTCCGCCATCGCCCCCACCATCGCGCAGTCGGGCCAGAGCGCGTTCTTCGAACCGTGGAAGGACCAGGCGAACACCATCGGTCAGGCCGTGTTCAAGTTCGACGAGATGACCAAGCTGATCGCCGACGTGGACGCCAAGTTCACCGAGGTCGGCAAGAACAACCCGACGTTCAACGGCAAGAAGGTCGTGGTGGTGAGCGCCACGGCGTACCAGGACGCCTACGACGTCACCCCGCCCGGCTGGCGCACGGACTTCCTCGGGCAGATGGGCTTCGCCGTGCCCGACAGCGTCGACGCCTTCGTGGAGGACGACCGCGCGCAGGTGCCGCGCGCCAAGTTGGCGTCGGTGCTCGACGCCGCCGACGTGGTCGTCTGGAAGACCGAGAGCGACGAGGAACGGGCCGCCCTGCTCGCCGATCCGACGTTCGCCACCCTCACGTCGACGAAGAACGACAGAAACGTCTTCACCGGCAAGGAGCTGGCGGGCGCACTGGCATTCACATCGGTGTTGTCCTACCCCGTCGTGGCGGACCAGTTACCGCCGATGATCTCGCGGGTGCTCACCTGA
- a CDS encoding LysR family transcriptional regulator ArgP — MTLDAQQLAALAAVVDLGSFDAAASRLHVTPSAISQRIKTLERDVGQVLVRREKPCTATAVGIPLLKLAAQTALLESEALAEMGGGQTERTRVALAVNADSMSTWFTAVLTGLSGVLFDVSIEDQDHSARLLREGAVMGAVTTERAPVSGCRTQALGVMRYLPVASPDFIAGHLSEGFTVQAAAVAPSLAWNRADALQDMLLHKVFRRDVGRPVHHVPTAEGFRAAVLAGLGWAMYPEQAAAPMLSDGSFALIADDHLDVPLFWQCWKIDSPTVDAVTAAVSSAARSLRGRGD, encoded by the coding sequence GTGACTTTGGACGCCCAGCAGCTGGCTGCCCTGGCGGCCGTCGTCGACCTGGGTTCCTTCGATGCCGCGGCGTCGCGGCTGCACGTGACGCCGTCGGCGATCAGTCAGCGCATCAAGACCCTCGAGCGCGACGTCGGCCAGGTGCTGGTCAGACGGGAGAAGCCCTGCACCGCAACGGCTGTGGGGATTCCGCTGCTGAAGTTGGCGGCGCAAACGGCGCTGCTGGAGTCCGAGGCACTCGCCGAGATGGGTGGCGGTCAGACCGAACGCACCAGGGTCGCACTCGCGGTCAATGCCGACTCGATGTCCACCTGGTTCACCGCAGTCCTTACCGGCCTTTCGGGGGTGCTCTTCGACGTCTCGATCGAGGATCAGGACCATTCGGCCCGCCTGCTCCGCGAGGGCGCCGTGATGGGCGCGGTCACCACCGAGCGCGCTCCGGTCTCCGGCTGCCGGACGCAAGCCCTCGGGGTGATGCGGTATCTACCGGTGGCCAGCCCGGACTTCATCGCAGGTCACCTGTCGGAGGGGTTCACCGTGCAGGCCGCGGCGGTGGCGCCCTCACTGGCGTGGAACCGCGCTGATGCGCTGCAGGACATGTTGCTGCACAAAGTGTTTCGGCGCGATGTCGGCCGCCCGGTGCACCACGTGCCCACCGCCGAGGGGTTTCGTGCAGCGGTGCTGGCCGGACTGGGGTGGGCGATGTACCCGGAGCAGGCGGCCGCGCCGATGCTGTCCGACGGATCGTTCGCCCTGATCGCGGACGACCACCTCGACGTACCGCTGTTCTGGCAGTGCTGGAAGATCGACAGTCCCACGGTCGACGCCGTCACCGCCGCGGTGTCCTCAGCCGCCAGAAGCCTGCGCGGCCGGGGCGACTGA
- a CDS encoding 5-oxoprolinase subunit B family protein, whose amino-acid sequence MSLRAVHDYGDRALLLDLDDTADVLAWCDALRVADAGGVVDIVPASRTVLLLLAGPEYQATTRAHLHRLREQSVGAAAATPATGADVTIDVVYDGEDLADVARLTGLSPDQVVAAHTAAPMRVGFIGFVPGFAYLVGGDERLHVPRRPEPRTRVPVGSVGLAGEFSGVYPRESPGGWQLIGRTDAVLWDIDRDPPALLTPGTLVRFRAIGGGST is encoded by the coding sequence ATGTCCCTGCGCGCGGTGCACGACTACGGCGACCGGGCGCTGCTGCTCGACCTGGACGACACCGCCGACGTGCTGGCGTGGTGCGATGCCCTGCGGGTGGCCGACGCGGGCGGCGTCGTCGACATCGTGCCGGCGTCTCGCACGGTGTTGCTCCTGCTCGCCGGCCCGGAGTATCAGGCGACGACCCGGGCGCACCTGCATCGGTTGCGCGAGCAATCGGTGGGGGCAGCGGCCGCGACGCCGGCGACGGGTGCCGACGTCACGATCGACGTCGTCTACGACGGCGAGGATCTCGCCGACGTGGCGCGCCTGACCGGTCTGTCCCCCGATCAGGTGGTGGCGGCCCACACGGCCGCGCCGATGCGCGTCGGGTTCATCGGTTTCGTGCCGGGCTTCGCGTACCTGGTCGGTGGCGACGAGCGCCTTCACGTGCCGCGTCGACCCGAGCCCCGAACCAGGGTCCCCGTCGGATCCGTTGGCCTGGCAGGCGAATTCAGCGGTGTCTATCCGCGGGAGAGCCCCGGCGGATGGCAGCTGATCGGACGCACCGATGCAGTCCTCTGGGACATCGACCGCGACCCGCCCGCGCTCCTGACACCCGGCACCCTGGTTCGATTCCGGGCGATCGGCGGGGGGTCGACGTGA
- the lysE gene encoding L-lysine exporter encodes MTSPLVMGFLASFALIAAIGAQNAFVLRQGIRREHVLPVVALCTVSDMVLIAAGIAGVGALIGAHPGAMNVAKFGGAAFLIGYGLMAAKRAWRPAALMPSDAAPARLAEVLVTCAALTFLNPHVYLDTVVLLGTLANEHREERWLFGIGAVTASAVWFVGLGLGAHRLSGLFSTRNTWRVLDCLIAVTMIGLGITLAVS; translated from the coding sequence ATGACCTCACCGCTCGTCATGGGATTCCTGGCGTCCTTCGCGCTGATCGCCGCCATCGGCGCCCAGAACGCGTTCGTCCTCCGGCAGGGCATCCGGCGCGAGCACGTCCTGCCCGTGGTGGCGCTGTGCACGGTTTCCGACATGGTGCTGATCGCCGCGGGCATCGCCGGCGTCGGCGCACTGATCGGCGCCCATCCCGGCGCCATGAACGTCGCCAAGTTCGGCGGTGCGGCGTTCCTCATCGGCTACGGCCTGATGGCGGCCAAGCGCGCATGGCGGCCCGCCGCGCTGATGCCATCGGATGCCGCCCCCGCCCGGCTCGCCGAAGTGCTCGTCACCTGCGCCGCGCTGACGTTCCTCAACCCGCACGTGTACCTCGACACCGTCGTCCTGCTCGGCACCCTGGCCAACGAACACCGCGAGGAACGCTGGCTGTTCGGCATCGGCGCGGTCACCGCGAGCGCGGTGTGGTTCGTCGGCCTCGGGCTCGGCGCACACCGACTGTCGGGTCTGTTCTCGACCCGCAACACGTGGCGGGTGCTGGACTGCCTGATCGCCGTGACGATGATCGGGCTCGGCATCACGCTCGCGGTGTCCTGA
- a CDS encoding Lrp/AsnC family transcriptional regulator, with amino-acid sequence MTRLDRTDARLLLAMCDAPRATGVQLAATLGLARNTVQARLSRWDQEKVLAPIDRCVSPRDLGYPLKAFITAVVDQHRLEEVIGALATIAQITQVTGLSGAADLMIGVVATDADDLYRIAGLVLAVPGVERTTMSVAMHEVVAYRTRPLLEELARSPRA; translated from the coding sequence ATGACGAGGCTCGACCGCACTGACGCGCGACTCCTTCTCGCGATGTGCGACGCACCGCGCGCGACCGGGGTGCAGTTGGCTGCCACTCTCGGTCTCGCGCGAAACACCGTGCAGGCTCGACTGTCGCGGTGGGACCAGGAGAAGGTCCTGGCACCCATCGACCGATGCGTGTCACCGCGTGATCTCGGCTATCCCCTGAAGGCGTTCATCACCGCGGTGGTCGACCAGCACCGCCTCGAGGAAGTCATCGGCGCACTGGCGACGATCGCCCAGATCACGCAGGTGACCGGGCTCTCGGGGGCAGCCGACCTGATGATCGGTGTCGTCGCCACCGATGCCGATGACCTGTACCGCATCGCCGGACTGGTTCTCGCGGTGCCCGGAGTGGAACGCACGACGATGTCGGTGGCGATGCACGAGGTGGTCGCCTACCGGACTCGGCCCCTGCTCGAAGAACTGGCGCGGTCGCCTCGAGCGTGA